The region TTATTAGTTTAGCCCCACACTATTATACTTTAACCTAACTGCATATAAACGCACTAATCCTCTCTTGCTCTGTTCAAAATAAGAACAGAGTCAGAGAGATTTTTTTATTATTCTGGCAACCTGTATTCATACATAATCTTAAGTTTCCCATAGATTCTCCCCAGTTTCAGTTTGACTGAATCTTATCAATCAAATGAGCATCAGGAATTATTTCTTCACATACATTTCAATCTTGAAACAACATTACTATCTGCCAATTGATGTCTAAAATCATTTTTCAATGATATATACACAATTGAAACTTGAGCCGATTTTTTAAAAGATTGAGGGTAATGTGAAATCCGGACCTCAAGATTGAAAGGTGAAACATTACCATACATTTTATTGCATCCAAATGCATCAAAAACACATCCCTGCCCACAGCGGAAAAATCATCAATAACAATTAATATCCGAAAGAAGAAAAAGACTATCAAAGACACTTGGACGGTAAGTCATGGAAAGCGAAAAATACCTTGCGATAGATGTGGGCGGAACGGCAATAAAATATGTCACAGCAGACAGTACCGCAGAAATCTCCAAAATCAACGAAATTAAAACCCGAAGAGGCAAAGGGGAAGTCTTTGAATCATTGGATGAAATAATCTCACCCCAACTTAAGAACATATCAGGCATTGCGATGTCGTTTCCTGGAAAAATCGATGCTGAAAAGGGAATCGCCCATACGGCAGGAGCATTCAGATGGATGTCTGACTTGCCTTTGAAATCCATACTGGAAGAGAAATACACAAAACCGGTATGGGTTGAAAATGATGGAAAATGCGGGGCACTGGCGGAATTCTGGAAGGGAAATCTTCGAGGTGTTAAAAACGGAGTTTTTATTGGACTCGGCACAGAAATAGCAGGTGGAATAATACTTGACGGCAAGCTCTATCGAGGGTCATTTGGCTCTTCAGGGGAATTTTCAAGTATGTTAGGCCGTCTTAAGGATCCTGACAACGATGAACGCTTCGGAAAAATTGCAGGACACAAAAGCCTTACAGCAGATTTTGCTGACAGCTTCGAGTTCTTTGAAAACTACAGAAACAACAATGAAACTGCCATAAAAGCAATGAAGGAATATTCACAAACGGTTGCAGCAGGAATAGTAAACATCCAATCAATACTGGACGTTGAAAGGTTCTGCATCGGAGGAGGAATATCAGCCGAAGATGTGGTGATTGAAGAAATTCAAAAAAGTCTCAGGGAATTTCTAATGGTGAAATCCGGCGAAGCGATAAACGAGCCTTCAATCGTTAAATGCCGTTTTGGAAATGCAGCCGGATGTATCGGAGCATTATACAACTTTCTGGTAATGGAAAAAAATTACTTTTAACTCTCACAGAATAATTTTAGAACTTGAAAATATAAAAATAATAAATAAATTCTGCTAGTTTCATAGGTGAAAAAATCTACATGAAATCTAGAGTGAGGAAAACAAAAAACAACAAACTTTCAACACAGTTAATGTGGTCCAGTAATTCCGGCAAGAGTGGAAACAAAATGGTGCATGAAAGATCCATAGAAAAAATGATACATATTTAACCAATTAAATACTTAAATTCTTATTTTAAACAAGTAAAATAATTAAATAAGGTTTTAAAAACTTTAAAATTTAGATTTTGCCCACATACTATGCAAAATATTTACTACTTTTAACTAAACAACATAATATTTGGCTCTGTCCGATTTGGTACTGATGTTTAGTTTTTGTTTTTTATTACACATCGTTTGATCCATCTGATGTCATTGAGTTTTATTCTGATGAGTAATCCTCGATATGTTTTGAAAATTCTTTTTATTTTGCCCGGAAGTGTTGTTTTATAAAAACCTTCAATCAAATTATTCGTACTTGGTATTTTCCGGTTAATTATGTGTTGTATTGTTTTATCTAAGTATTTGGATAAGTTTTTAATGAATGCTTTTATTTCTTTTGGCAGTTCTTCTAATTTTTCGTATAGTTCATTTCTACATGATGTTTTCAACAAATATCAAATTAATCTTATTAACTATTGGAAACATGCGCATGAAAAATTACTAGGATGCCTAACTCCGGAATATCTTGAAACTTATTTTAATAATCGATTTCAAGCACTTCCCTGAACATGTTTTTTAATTCATTGCGGGTTTCATCAGAATAGGTATTGTCATTTTCATCATACAATGTAAACATTGCCAGTTCATATACGATTCTGTTCATTGATTTTCCATATTCCGTCAGACAATATTCAGTAGTTACCGGTGTTGTATTCAAAACTAGCTTTTCAATTAATCCTTTTTCTTCAAGTTCCTTTAAACAATTTGACAATACTTTATTGCTTAAATTGGGTTTGTCCTCTTTAAACTCATTGAAATGTTTTTTACCAAAGAACATATCTCTTATAATCTGTATACACCATTTTTTATTTATCAAATTTAGAGTCACATCAACAGGACAGACAACTCGTTCACCTTTCATATTGTATAATCTGTTTTGGGTTATTAATTATATTTTTAGGTTACCTTCAAGTAACCAAGTTTCCTTTAAGTTACAAAAATCATTTAAATAGTTAACTCCAATTATAATATTGAACTAATATAGGAGGAATTAATATAAACACACAGCAACAATTAGACTTTTTAATCAAGTATTTAATTAATGAACGTGATGAAGAAATAAATATTCCAAAGGACATTAATGATAAAAAATTACTGTTTAGGTCTCTTGTGAATGTAAGGCCTCCTTTAGAGGTGTCAGATGAATTTTTACATATTCAGGACGAATTTTTGACTAATGAAACATTAAACAAGAATCTGACTTCAGCCGAAGATATCACTGAAATCAAAGGGAAAGTAGCGTTATGGCGGGGAGACATTACCACGCTGAATGTTGATGCAATCGTGAACGCCGCCAATTCAAAATTACTTGGCTGTTTTATTCCCCTGCACAACTGCATTGACAATGTTATTCATTCTTCAGCAGGAATACAATTAAGACAGGAATGCAGTGAAATAATGCACAGACAGGGTCATGATGAGGAAGTCGGAAAAGCAAAAATTACCAATGCATATAATTTGCCTTCAAAGCATGTAATCCACACTGTAGGACCTGCAATTCCTTATGGGGCGGAACCTTCCAATGAAGACTGTGAAAAACTATCAAGTTGCTATAAGTCATGTTTGGATTTGGCCAGTTATAATGAACTTAAATCAATTGCATTTTGCAGCATTTCAACAGGCGTTTTTAATTTTCCTCAAAGAAAAGCAGCTGAAATCGCAATCAAAACAGTTGAAGATTATTTGAATGAAAATAAAACATCACTGGAAAAAGTGATTTTTGATACATTCTCACAGAGGAGTTACCTAATTTATAAAAATTTATTGTTTGGAGGATAACTAATGGATAAATTCGTTTTAAGATTGGATAAAGCTATTGATGCTATTAATGATGCAGATTATGTGCTTATAGGTGCAGGTGCAGGTTTTTCAGCGGCTGCCGGAATAGAATATTCTGGCAAACGTTTTGAGGATAACTTCGCCGACTTCATTGAAAAATATGGTGTAACAGACATGTATTCCGCTACATTCTACCCTTATGAAACTCAAGAAGCAAAATGGGCTCATTGGGCACGTCATGTCTATGTGAACAGATATTCTGTTGGAAAAACAAAATTATACGAACAGCTGCTTGATTTAGTGAAAGATAAGGAATATTTTGTCTTGACAACCAATGTCGATCATCAGTTTTGGATTAATGGCTTTGAGGATGAAAGGATATTTGCAACTCAGGGAGATTATGGTCTGATGCAGTGTGAAACGGCATGCCATGATAAACTGTATTCGAATAGGGAATTAGTCTTTGAAGCTATTGAAAACACCCATGACTGCATGATTCCATCAGATTTGGTTCCCGTATGTCCTGTTTGCGGAGGCAATATGGAAATCAATGTCAGAAAAGACAACTACTTTGTTGAAGATGAAAAATGGCGTGAAATGCATGACAACTACTCAAAATTTTTAGAAAAAATAGGAACTGATGACAGATTGGTCCTATTGGAACTGGGCGTAGGTTTCAACACACCAGTAATCATCAGATATCCGTTTGAGCAGATGACACATAATAATCCAAACGTTAAATTAATTCGATTAAATAGGAGTTATGCGCAGGCAATACCTGAAAACAAGGATAAGACCATTAGCTTTGATGAGGAAATTTCAGAAATCTTTGACTATTGGACAAAAAGAATATAACTACTAAAAAGTTACCATGTAATCCTAAAGTTACAAAAACAATTTGTATAAGCTTGAATAACCTATTAAATATAAAAATACAGGGATTGGTAAAAATGAGTGAAGTTATAAACTTTTTAAAAGAAAATTCTTTAATATATCTAGCAACTGGTGGATCAGATGGAAACACAAAAGTAAGGCCAATTCTATTTTAATTTGAAGAAGATGGAAAACCCCTTTCTGTAGCGCAAACACGAAACCAATGTTTAAGGAATTGAATGCGGAACCAAACTGTGAAATGGTCGTTGCAACACATGAATTCTCAGGGTTAAGAATTTCCGGTGCGGTTGAATTTACAGACAGCATAGAATTAAAACAACAAGCAATTGATTCCAACGAATTAGTTAAAACTTATATGAAACTCCGGAAAATCCTGCATTTGAAGTGTTCACCATTACCGGAATGCAAACAGAAATACATTGGATAGCGATTTTGGGAACAGCCATAACACTGGGATAATATGTTTAGCTATCTGTACACTCAGCATCTATCCAATAACAAGATTAAATCGACCTATAATTTCTTTATTGGGATTTATTGTCTCTGCAGCCATACTTTTCACATTCATGCATAGCTATGGTAATGAATCCATTCTTTGCTTTATCATTGCCGATATTATTATCATAATTCTAAAAAGTTGATTTGATACAAGGCCAGATTGATGCCATGGATACACTGATGGGAATGTGTATGAACGAGCTCAAAGGAAAAGCGGATTGAGGACTTGTAAACCAAATCGTTCGTGAAGAAATTCAAAGACTAATTTATGGAAACACAATGAGTTTCCAATAACTCTTTTTTTAATTCTTGCTAAAGAGTGACCCCTCATCCAGGGTTTTTATTTTGAAAATCACTTTTCGGGTTAAAGCGTAGAATATCAGTTCGTACAGTACCTTGAACACTATCTGACAGCAGATCATGGTCAAAACCAAATCATTCGGCAGAACTCCGTAGAATGAAACAAAAATGAAAATTACAGAATCGACAGTTTCCCCTATTATGGTACTCACTATAACGCGTACAAAAAGCAGATCAGAATATTTTTCCTTTAATTTGACAAGTACTTGGGAATTTAAAAGATTGCCCATCATGTAGGAAATAAGCCCTGCTACAAACAGCCTGGGTGTTGTTGAGAGAAGCGCTGCAAATGCAGGGGCATTGGGACTGTTTGAAGGAAATATCATGGCAACCTGATATAGGGCAACTACCACAACATTGATGATGAAACCCAAATAGATAATATTTTTTGTCAGTTTAAAGCCGTAAATTTCAGATAGGATGTCATTAACAATAAATAGTATCGGAAATGTCAATATAGAACATGGCAAAGCTATGAAGCTTATTTCCAGTGTTCGAGTAGCCAATATGTTGGATGCAATCATGCAGGCACAAAATATTCCCGCAAGATATGCATATGCTTTAGTCTTATTCATGTTTTCAAACATTCAAAAATCACCCATTGTTAATTAATTTATCACTCAGCATTAATTTATCTTTTGATTGGAAACAATAATGACAGCTCACAGAATAATTCACTATTTCCAATAGGAATGCAAAAATAATAATTCATATTAAAACCTTAAAAATGATTATGCCCTTGGAGAGAGATAATTATGGTTCTCATATTGGAAAAATAGCTATTTCCAAAATTAGTGAGATTTATGAATATACGGAGAAACTGTTGAAGACTGTGGAGGCTTATTTGAAAAATAAGAAATGATTAAACCCCACTAACTGTTTTAAGATAAGGAATCTTACTTAAGACATAAGGCAGAAGCCAGCTTAAAAATACTATCAGCACAAACATCAATGGAAAGAGCAGGTTGGATCCGGGATTGTGGTAGGACAGTTCTTTTACAACAATCACGTGAGAGAAGTACATTCCATAACTGCATACGCTTAATGAAATAATTACCTTTCCAATGAAATTATCCTTGATCCTGCTGAATATGTCCAGTCTGTCCAGGCACATTATAAACAGGAAGAGTCCAATGCCCATGAACATGTTCGGCAGGTTCTCATATCTTATCAGACCGACCTTTGTGTAGCCTAAGTATACAAAGACTGCCAGAGAAATTATAAGTATTATCAATCCTGAAATGCAGAGTTTCTTATCATTCAGCTTAAATTCCTTGTTGGCAAGATAATAACCGAGTACAGGATATCTTTAAATATTTCAAATATGGTCATTTTTTTATAAAAGATCCTGATGGAAATTATGGTATAGCATATTATCAAACCTGCTTATATGGAACCTTAAAGCCGGGGGAATTTTTGATTATTCCGAATGAGTATTATGGTTTTCACGAGGGAAATGCTACGGAATATGCAATAGATCCCGTTGACGCGATAATAGAGATTTGCTCTTATGAGAATACCTGCTGGAATAGACGTAATCTTTATTCTTATGATTATAAGCTGCATGATACTCCCGACGGGCAGAAGTATGGTGTTGACATTTATGCAACCGATGATAATGGACTTAATGTCGGTTTGAATACTTCAAAAATTGTAACCTATGTCTATTGGAATGATGATTTTCATCCTGCTTCAACTATTCCGCAAAATCCAAATAAACTGTATTTAGGAACCCACATCTTCGAAAAACAGCCAGCAGATTCTGTTTTTAAGGTGGTGAATAGTTCAAGCAATGTCTTAGTCAATACCGAGACCAGTGTACATTATAGAATAAACAATATTGATGATGAAATGAGTGTTGTATTCGTTTTGGATGATGACGTTGAATTCATTGATGCTGAAGTCTCTCAAGGAGACTATCATTATGATTCAAGTCAAAATATACTTTACTGGAATCTCTCTGCATCCAATGGTTTTAATGACATTATTCTAAATGTTAAGCCAAAGGCAAAGGGAATCTATAATATCCGTTCATATGTTCAGGGCACGGATGATGAAATCAATGTGACCTCATATGCAACAGATTACGGTGTCATCTTAACATCGGAAAATGTCACGACATATAAGACTTATTATAAAAGTTTAGAGGTTTATTTAACTGAT is a window of Methanobrevibacter millerae DNA encoding:
- a CDS encoding protein-ADP-ribose hydrolase: MNTQQQLDFLIKYLINERDEEINIPKDINDKKLLFRSLVNVRPPLEVSDEFLHIQDEFLTNETLNKNLTSAEDITEIKGKVALWRGDITTLNVDAIVNAANSKLLGCFIPLHNCIDNVIHSSAGIQLRQECSEIMHRQGHDEEVGKAKITNAYNLPSKHVIHTVGPAIPYGAEPSNEDCEKLSSCYKSCLDLASYNELKSIAFCSISTGVFNFPQRKAAEIAIKTVEDYLNENKTSLEKVIFDTFSQRSYLIYKNLLFGG
- a CDS encoding queuosine precursor transporter; this encodes MFENMNKTKAYAYLAGIFCACMIASNILATRTLEISFIALPCSILTFPILFIVNDILSEIYGFKLTKNIIYLGFIINVVVVALYQVAMIFPSNSPNAPAFAALLSTTPRLFVAGLISYMMGNLLNSQVLVKLKEKYSDLLFVRVIVSTIIGETVDSVIFIFVSFYGVLPNDLVLTMICCQIVFKVLYELIFYALTRKVIFKIKTLDEGSLFSKN
- a CDS encoding ROK family protein, whose translation is MESEKYLAIDVGGTAIKYVTADSTAEISKINEIKTRRGKGEVFESLDEIISPQLKNISGIAMSFPGKIDAEKGIAHTAGAFRWMSDLPLKSILEEKYTKPVWVENDGKCGALAEFWKGNLRGVKNGVFIGLGTEIAGGIILDGKLYRGSFGSSGEFSSMLGRLKDPDNDERFGKIAGHKSLTADFADSFEFFENYRNNNETAIKAMKEYSQTVAAGIVNIQSILDVERFCIGGGISAEDVVIEEIQKSLREFLMVKSGEAINEPSIVKCRFGNAAGCIGALYNFLVMEKNYF
- a CDS encoding winged helix-turn-helix transcriptional regulator yields the protein MKGERVVCPVDVTLNLINKKWCIQIIRDMFFGKKHFNEFKEDKPNLSNKVLSNCLKELEEKGLIEKLVLNTTPVTTEYCLTEYGKSMNRIVYELAMFTLYDENDNTYSDETRNELKNMFREVLEIDY
- a CDS encoding Sir2 silent information regulator family NAD-dependent deacetylase; translation: MDKFVLRLDKAIDAINDADYVLIGAGAGFSAAAGIEYSGKRFEDNFADFIEKYGVTDMYSATFYPYETQEAKWAHWARHVYVNRYSVGKTKLYEQLLDLVKDKEYFVLTTNVDHQFWINGFEDERIFATQGDYGLMQCETACHDKLYSNRELVFEAIENTHDCMIPSDLVPVCPVCGGNMEINVRKDNYFVEDEKWREMHDNYSKFLEKIGTDDRLVLLELGVGFNTPVIIRYPFEQMTHNNPNVKLIRLNRSYAQAIPENKDKTISFDEEISEIFDYWTKRI